One Triticum dicoccoides isolate Atlit2015 ecotype Zavitan chromosome 4B, WEW_v2.0, whole genome shotgun sequence genomic window carries:
- the LOC119295825 gene encoding NADH-ubiquinone oxidoreductase chain 4-like encodes MLEHFCECYFDLSGPILYPVLGSITPLFIPNSSIRPIRLIGLCISLITFLYPPVPRIQFDPSTAKSQFMESLRWLPYENNHLYMGIDGLSLFFVILTTFLIPICISVGWSGMRSFGKEYITTFLIREFLMIAVSCMLDPLLFYVLSESVPILMFIIIGVWGSRQRKIKAAYQFFLYTLLGSVFMLLAILLILLQTGTIDLQILLTTEFSERRQILLWISFFASFAVKVPMVPVHIWLPEAHVEAPTAGSIILAGILLKLGTYGFLRFSIPMFPEVTLCFTPFIYTLSAIAIIYTSLTTLRQINLKKIIAYSSVAHMNLVTIGMFSPNIQGIGGSILLMLSHGLVSSALFLCVGVLYDRHKTRLVRYYGGLVSTMPNFSTIFFFFTLANMSLPGTSSFIGEFLILVGAFHRNSLVTTLAALGMILGAAYSLWLYNRVVSGNLKPDFLYKFSDLNGREVSIFLPFLVGVVRMGVHPKVFPDCMHTSVSNLVQHGKFH; translated from the exons ATGTTAGAACATTTCTGTGAATGCTATTTCGATCTAAGTGGTCCTATTCTCTATCCCGTGCTAGGAAGCATTACTCCTCTTTTCATTCCAAATTCTTCAATAAGACCGATACGATTGATTGGTCTGTGCATTTCTCTTATTACTTTTTTGTATCCCCCTGTTCCTCGGATACAATTCGATCCTTCTACGGCCAAATCTCAATTTATGGAAAGCCTTCGATGGCTTCCTTATGAAAACAACCATTTGTATATGGGTATAGACGGTCTTTCATTATTCTTCGTGATATTGACCACATTTTTGATCCCTATTTGCATTTCAGTGGGTTGGTCTGGTATGAGAAGTTTTGGTAAAGAGTATATTACAACATTTCTAATTCGTGAATTTCTAATGATCGCCGTGTCCTGCATGCTGGATCCTCTACTATTCTATGTTCTTTCCGAAAGCGTGCCAATCCTTATGTT CATCATTATAGGGGTATGGGGTTCGAGACAAAGAAAGATCAAGGCAGCATATCAGTTTTTCCTATATACTTTACTGGGATCCGTTTTTATGCTATTAGCTATTCTGTTGATTCTTCTCCAAACAGGAACCATCGATTTACAAATTTTATTAACCACTGAATTTAGTGAGCGGCGCCAAATCCTTCTATGGATTTCTTTTTTCGCCTCTTTTGCCGTCAAAGTGCCTATGGTACCAGTTCATATTTGGTTACCCGAAGCCCATGTAGAGGCACCTACGGCTGGATCCATCATCTTGGCTGGAATTCTTTTAAAATTGGGAACCTATGGGTTTTTAAGATTTTCCATACCCATGTTTCCCGAGGTGACACTTTGTTTCACTCCTTTCATTTATACTCTAAGCGCGATTGCTATAATATATACTTCCTTGACCACTTTAAGACAGATCAATCTTAAGAAGATCATTGCCTACTCCTCAGTAGCCCATATGAATTTGGTGACTATTGGTATGTTTAGTC CGAACATACAGGGAATTGGAGGTAGCATTTTACTTATGTTAAGTCATGGACTGGTTTCTTCAGCCCTTTTTCTATGTGTTGGTGTTCTATATGACCGACATAAGACTCGACTTGTTAGATATTATGGAGGTTTAGTGAGCACCATGCCGAATTTCTCTACAATTTTCTTCTTTTTCACTTTAGCCAATATGAGTTTACCCGGCACTAGCAGCTTTATCGGGGAATTTCTAATCTTAGTAGGAGCTTTCCATAGAAATAGCTTAGTAACCACATTAGCTGCGCTTGGGATGATTTTAGGCGCGGCGTATTCCCTGTGGCTATATAATCGTGTGGTTTCTGGAAATTTAAAACCCGATTTCCTCTATAAATTCTCCGATCTAAATGGCAGAGAAGTTTCCATATTTCTACCTTTTCTTGTTGGAG TTGTTCGGATGGGTGTTCACCCCAAAGTGTTCCCGGACTGCATGCATACATCCGTAAGTAACTTAGTGCAACATGGCAAATTTCATTAA